From a single Bradyrhizobium sediminis genomic region:
- a CDS encoding branched-chain amino acid ABC transporter permease: MTNAILTGLMLGGMYALIAMGLTLQYGVARIMNLSYGEFLVAAAFASYWLFTGWALNPLVGLAVVVPTGFGVSMILYRVLLTPLVRRAPTRDALEVDSILATFGMMFIVQGIMLTMFGGAYFSYSFLSIPVAVLGETLALNRLIAFGLAVLFGVALYLALTRTRFGTAIRAVAVDPAAARLVAIDVTWISAFAFAIGGALVAAAGVLISMFLTFSASSGVVFTMKALIVVVMGGVGNLLGCLVAGLALGLSESLVATFVDPGLTLAVNFALFLGVLLVKPAGLFGRAQR; encoded by the coding sequence ATGACCAACGCCATCCTCACCGGCCTCATGCTCGGGGGCATGTATGCGCTGATCGCCATGGGCTTGACCCTGCAATATGGCGTGGCGCGGATCATGAACCTGTCCTACGGCGAGTTTCTCGTCGCGGCGGCCTTTGCTTCGTACTGGCTGTTCACGGGATGGGCCTTGAATCCGCTGGTGGGGCTGGCGGTCGTCGTTCCCACAGGCTTCGGCGTGAGCATGATTCTGTATCGTGTCCTGCTCACGCCGCTGGTGCGCCGCGCGCCGACGCGCGACGCGCTGGAGGTGGACAGCATCCTGGCCACCTTCGGCATGATGTTCATCGTTCAGGGCATCATGCTGACGATGTTCGGCGGCGCCTATTTCAGCTATTCGTTTCTCTCGATTCCGGTTGCCGTGCTCGGCGAAACCCTGGCCTTGAACCGGCTGATCGCTTTCGGCCTCGCGGTGCTGTTCGGCGTCGCCCTCTATCTCGCGCTGACCCGAACCCGATTCGGCACCGCCATACGCGCGGTGGCGGTCGATCCTGCCGCGGCGCGGTTGGTGGCGATCGACGTCACTTGGATATCTGCCTTCGCCTTTGCAATCGGTGGTGCGCTGGTCGCCGCGGCAGGCGTGTTGATCAGCATGTTCCTCACCTTCAGCGCGTCGTCGGGCGTCGTCTTCACCATGAAGGCGCTGATCGTGGTGGTGATGGGGGGCGTCGGCAATCTGCTCGGCTGCCTGGTCGCGGGCCTCGCGCTCGGCCTCAGTGAATCCCTGGTGGCAACCTTCGTCGATCCCGGGCTGACGCTGGCGGTGAATTTCGCGCTGTTTCTCGGCGTCCTGCTGGTGAAGCCGGCGGGCCTGTTCGGCAGGGCGCAGCGATGA
- a CDS encoding aldehyde dehydrogenase, which yields MNQINLLLENKDVQAIDGVTFERLNPMTGEVATRAAAAKIADVKRAADAAAAAFPAWSATGPSQRRAILLKAADVLASKAPQFIELMAAETGATAGWAGFNVHLAAGMLREAAAMTTQISGEVIPSDKPGCIAMAIRQPAGVVLSIAPWNAPVILGVRAIALPLACGNTVVLKASEICPGTHRLIAECLREAGLPPGVLNVITNALEDAPGLIDALISHPAVRRINFTGSTRVGHIIAQTAAKYLKPALLELGGKAPLLVLDDADIDAAVAAAAFGAFMNQGQICMSTERIVVDKKVADAFVAKLATKAETLVAGDPRKGNTALGSLIGVEAANRIQGLIQDAIGKGARVVAGGKVDGTLMSATVVDHVTSTMRIYGEESFGPVVSIVRVNGVDEAVRVANDTEYGLSAAVFGRDIARALEVAKRIESGICHINGPTVHDEAQMPFGGVKASGYGRFGGKAGIAEFTELRWITIETGPQHYPI from the coding sequence ATGAATCAGATCAACCTGTTGCTCGAGAACAAGGACGTTCAGGCGATCGACGGCGTGACCTTCGAGCGCCTCAACCCAATGACGGGAGAGGTCGCCACGCGCGCGGCGGCGGCCAAGATCGCCGACGTCAAGCGCGCAGCCGACGCCGCGGCGGCGGCCTTTCCGGCGTGGTCGGCGACCGGGCCGAGCCAGCGCCGCGCCATCCTGCTCAAGGCAGCGGACGTGCTGGCGAGCAAGGCGCCGCAGTTCATCGAACTGATGGCGGCGGAAACCGGCGCCACCGCCGGCTGGGCGGGATTCAATGTCCATCTCGCCGCCGGCATGCTGCGCGAGGCGGCGGCGATGACGACGCAGATTTCCGGCGAGGTGATCCCCTCCGACAAGCCCGGTTGCATCGCGATGGCGATCCGCCAGCCCGCCGGCGTCGTGCTCAGCATCGCGCCCTGGAATGCGCCGGTCATCCTCGGCGTGCGCGCGATCGCGCTGCCTTTGGCCTGCGGCAATACCGTCGTCCTCAAGGCCTCCGAAATCTGCCCCGGCACGCACCGGCTGATCGCCGAATGCCTGCGCGAGGCGGGCCTGCCGCCGGGCGTGCTGAACGTCATCACCAATGCGCTGGAAGACGCGCCGGGGCTGATCGATGCCTTGATTTCGCATCCCGCCGTGCGCCGCATCAACTTCACCGGCTCGACGCGGGTTGGGCACATCATCGCGCAGACCGCCGCGAAATATCTGAAGCCGGCGCTGCTCGAACTCGGCGGCAAGGCGCCGCTGCTGGTTCTCGACGACGCCGACATCGATGCCGCGGTTGCAGCCGCAGCCTTCGGTGCGTTCATGAACCAGGGGCAGATCTGCATGTCGACCGAACGGATCGTGGTCGACAAGAAAGTCGCCGACGCCTTTGTCGCCAAGCTCGCGACCAAGGCGGAAACGCTGGTGGCCGGCGATCCCCGCAAGGGCAATACCGCGCTCGGCTCCCTGATCGGGGTCGAGGCCGCCAACCGGATCCAGGGCCTGATCCAGGATGCGATCGGGAAGGGCGCGCGCGTCGTGGCCGGTGGCAAGGTCGACGGCACACTGATGTCGGCGACCGTGGTCGACCACGTGACGTCGACGATGCGGATCTATGGCGAGGAATCGTTCGGCCCGGTCGTCTCCATCGTCCGCGTCAACGGCGTGGACGAAGCGGTGCGGGTCGCCAACGATACCGAGTACGGATTGTCGGCGGCGGTATTCGGCCGCGACATTGCGCGGGCGCTGGAAGTGGCGAAGCGGATCGAGTCCGGCATATGCCACATCAACGGGCCGACCGTGCACGACGAGGCGCAAATGCCGTTCGGCGGCGTCAAGGCCTCCGGCTACGGCCGCTTCGGCGGCAAGGCCGGCATCGCCGAATTCACCGAGCTGCGATGGATCACGATCGAGACCGGTCCGCAGCATTATCCGATTTGA
- a CDS encoding amino acid ABC transporter substrate-binding protein — protein sequence MVSSVTRLAAGLVAIAGVASFSVGPALAQTSVKIGYALSRTGPNAGGAAVTTLPNYEMWVKEVNAAGGLKIGDKRVPIEIVQYDDRSSAEEAAKALDRLITQDKVDFILPPWGTGLNLAVGPILNKAGYPHLAATAVTDRAPELAKRWPNSFWLLGTSAGAANTLVELLVKLRGEGKIGDTVAMVSVADGFGIDLSGAARPALAKANFKLAYDKTYPVGTQDLSPLVNEAKALNPDVFIAFSYPPDTLGLTEQARIAGFNPKIFYTGVGTAFPLFKGKFGANAEGVMGIGGWNGDSPAIKDYLARHKAASANGAEPDRWASSVTYASLQMLQQAIERVGKIDRAAVIKDLQTGTFDTVIGKVKFENNLPTKYWWVGQWQGGEFYGVGPATNEGARAPIIPKPAWKAQ from the coding sequence ATGGTTTCATCAGTCACACGCCTGGCAGCGGGATTGGTCGCAATCGCCGGGGTCGCCAGTTTTTCGGTCGGGCCGGCCCTGGCGCAGACTTCGGTCAAGATCGGCTACGCCCTGTCGCGCACCGGGCCGAACGCCGGCGGCGCCGCGGTAACGACGCTGCCGAACTACGAAATGTGGGTGAAGGAGGTAAACGCTGCCGGCGGTCTGAAGATCGGCGACAAGCGGGTGCCGATCGAGATCGTGCAATACGACGATCGCTCCAGCGCGGAAGAGGCAGCAAAAGCGCTGGACCGGCTGATCACCCAGGACAAGGTCGATTTCATTCTGCCGCCCTGGGGAACCGGCCTCAATCTCGCGGTCGGACCGATCCTGAACAAGGCCGGCTATCCGCATCTGGCCGCCACCGCGGTCACCGACCGTGCGCCTGAACTGGCGAAGCGCTGGCCGAACAGTTTCTGGCTACTCGGAACCAGTGCCGGCGCCGCCAATACGCTGGTCGAACTCCTGGTCAAGCTGCGCGGCGAAGGCAAGATCGGCGACACCGTCGCCATGGTCAGCGTCGCCGACGGTTTCGGCATCGACCTTTCGGGCGCAGCGCGGCCTGCGCTTGCCAAGGCCAATTTCAAGCTGGCCTACGACAAGACCTACCCGGTCGGCACCCAGGACCTCAGCCCGCTGGTCAACGAGGCCAAGGCCCTCAACCCCGACGTCTTCATCGCCTTCAGCTATCCGCCGGATACGCTCGGGCTCACCGAGCAGGCGCGGATCGCCGGCTTCAATCCAAAAATCTTCTACACCGGCGTCGGCACCGCATTTCCCCTGTTCAAGGGGAAATTCGGCGCCAACGCCGAGGGCGTGATGGGGATCGGCGGATGGAACGGCGACAGCCCGGCGATCAAGGATTACCTGGCGCGCCACAAGGCGGCGTCTGCGAACGGCGCCGAGCCGGATCGCTGGGCCAGTTCCGTGACCTACGCCAGCCTGCAGATGCTGCAGCAGGCGATCGAACGCGTCGGCAAGATCGACCGCGCCGCTGTCATCAAGGACCTGCAGACCGGGACCTTCGATACCGTGATCGGCAAGGTCAAATTCGAGAACAACCTGCCGACCAAATACTGGTGGGTCGGGCAGTGGCAGGGCGGCGAGTTCTACGGTGTCGGTCCGGCCACCAACGAGGGTGCGCGGGCGCCGATCATTCCCAAGCCGGCATGGAAGGCGCAGTGA
- a CDS encoding ABC transporter ATP-binding protein: MLDVSGVSVAYGQHRALSDAALTVGRGEIVVILGANGAGKTSLLKAIAGIVPCLPGKNVILSGRDLSRLPAHETVEAGLASVPEGRGIFGELTVAENLLLGANPKRARSSEAVRRQQVLSLFPRLNERLPQMVRTMSGGEQQMVAIGRALMSNPDILLLDEPSLGLSPLLVRELFAALRQVRETGVGLLLVEQNARESLALADRGYLIENGRIVGSGTAQALQSDPAVRRAYLGGIETGAA; this comes from the coding sequence ATGCTTGATGTCTCGGGCGTCAGCGTCGCCTATGGCCAGCACCGCGCACTAAGCGATGCGGCGTTGACCGTCGGCCGCGGCGAGATCGTCGTCATCCTCGGCGCCAATGGCGCCGGCAAGACGTCGCTGCTGAAGGCCATCGCCGGAATCGTCCCGTGCCTGCCCGGCAAGAACGTCATTCTGTCCGGCCGCGATCTTTCCCGCCTCCCGGCGCATGAGACCGTCGAGGCGGGACTGGCGTCGGTGCCGGAAGGCCGCGGCATTTTCGGCGAACTGACGGTCGCTGAAAACCTGCTGCTCGGCGCCAATCCGAAGCGGGCGCGCAGCAGCGAGGCGGTGCGGCGCCAGCAGGTGCTGTCGCTGTTTCCCCGTCTCAACGAAAGACTGCCGCAGATGGTGCGGACCATGAGCGGCGGCGAGCAGCAGATGGTGGCGATCGGCCGCGCGCTGATGTCGAACCCGGACATTCTGCTGCTCGACGAGCCGTCGCTCGGGTTGTCACCCCTGTTGGTGCGCGAGTTGTTTGCAGCACTCCGGCAGGTGCGCGAAACCGGCGTCGGCCTGCTGCTGGTCGAGCAGAACGCGCGGGAAAGCCTCGCGCTCGCCGATCGCGGCTATCTCATCGAGAACGGCAGGATCGTCGGCAGCGGCACGGCACAGGCGCTGCAATCCGACCCGGCGGTGCGACGGGCCTATCTCGGCGGAATCGAGACCGGCGCGGCATGA
- a CDS encoding branched-chain amino acid ABC transporter permease, producing MSIAHIAAGIAAVAGLAALALLPLYADAYHLSLALGLLQFTVLATAWGLFSGPTRYVSLATTAFFGVGAYTVAVLGELLAWPLVLLIAVAIGALMAVIVGVSTLRLSGLHFVIFTFGLAELVRQLVIWYEVNKTRVLGRYVFVDITQSDIYWQLLGLAVAVFAIGWLVARSRLGFALRIIGEDETVARHCGINVTFAKVALFAISAVFMTLVGAIMAPRWTYIEPSIAFNPTISFEVVIMALLGGAHRLWGPAVGAIPLTLLFEFLSARFPSTSTLIIGIVFLLIVYALPSGVVGLWERARWRRPAAPAAPGVQP from the coding sequence ATGAGCATTGCGCACATCGCAGCTGGCATCGCCGCCGTCGCGGGCCTGGCGGCGCTGGCGCTGCTGCCGCTCTACGCGGACGCGTATCATCTTTCGCTCGCGCTCGGCCTGCTGCAGTTCACCGTGCTTGCCACCGCGTGGGGACTGTTCTCCGGGCCGACCCGCTACGTCTCGCTGGCGACGACGGCGTTTTTCGGCGTCGGCGCCTATACCGTGGCGGTGCTCGGTGAACTACTGGCGTGGCCGCTGGTGCTCTTGATCGCGGTTGCGATCGGGGCGCTGATGGCGGTGATCGTCGGGGTCTCCACGCTGCGGCTCAGCGGCCTGCATTTCGTGATCTTCACCTTCGGCCTCGCCGAACTCGTCCGCCAGCTGGTGATCTGGTACGAGGTCAACAAGACCCGGGTGCTCGGCCGTTACGTGTTCGTCGATATCACCCAGAGCGACATCTACTGGCAGCTGCTCGGTCTTGCGGTGGCGGTGTTCGCGATCGGCTGGCTCGTCGCCCGCTCCCGGCTCGGCTTCGCGCTGCGCATCATCGGCGAGGACGAGACGGTCGCCAGACACTGCGGCATCAATGTCACCTTCGCCAAGGTGGCGCTGTTTGCGATCAGCGCGGTGTTCATGACCCTGGTCGGCGCGATCATGGCGCCGCGCTGGACCTATATCGAGCCTTCGATCGCGTTCAATCCGACGATTTCGTTTGAGGTCGTGATCATGGCGCTGCTCGGCGGCGCGCACCGGCTGTGGGGGCCGGCGGTCGGCGCGATCCCGCTGACGCTGTTGTTCGAGTTCCTGTCGGCGCGCTTTCCCTCTACATCGACCTTGATCATCGGCATCGTCTTCCTGCTGATCGTCTATGCGCTGCCATCAGGCGTCGTCGGATTGTGGGAGCGCGCGCGCTGGCGGCGGCCGGCAGCGCCGGCCGCGCCAGGGGTGCAGCCATGA
- a CDS encoding ABC transporter ATP-binding protein, with protein MTTAASSTPVLEIAGLTRAFGGLVAVNAVDLVVHSGEIVGLLGPNGSGKTTALNLVSGVLRPDSGSIRFAGQAIQGMPAFRIARLGLARTFQLVRVLNGMSCAENVKAGLAFHRPHLARVEIDDAAHRLLQRVGLSGRDGFSASELTYIDCKRLELARALALKPRLLLLDEWLAGLNPSELLTGIELIRSLKDEGLSILLVEHVMDAIRSLCDRCVVMNSGRRIAEGRPDEVLADPAVVEAYLGVTTDA; from the coding sequence ATGACGACGGCCGCATCCTCCACGCCGGTTCTGGAGATAGCGGGGCTGACCCGCGCCTTCGGCGGGCTGGTCGCGGTCAACGCCGTCGATCTCGTCGTGCATTCAGGCGAAATCGTCGGGCTGCTCGGTCCCAACGGCTCCGGCAAAACCACCGCGCTTAATCTGGTTTCGGGCGTGCTGCGTCCGGATTCCGGGAGCATCCGCTTTGCCGGACAGGCCATCCAGGGCATGCCGGCTTTTCGCATCGCCCGCCTCGGCCTCGCGCGCACGTTTCAACTGGTTCGCGTGCTCAACGGCATGAGCTGCGCCGAGAACGTCAAGGCAGGCCTCGCCTTCCACCGGCCGCATCTGGCGCGCGTCGAGATCGACGACGCCGCGCACCGGTTGTTGCAGCGGGTCGGGCTGTCGGGCCGTGACGGTTTTTCGGCATCCGAACTCACTTATATCGACTGCAAGCGGCTCGAGCTTGCCCGCGCGCTGGCGCTGAAGCCGCGGCTGTTGCTGCTCGATGAATGGCTCGCCGGCCTGAACCCGTCGGAACTCCTGACCGGAATCGAATTGATCCGCTCCCTGAAAGACGAGGGTTTGTCGATCCTGCTGGTCGAACATGTCATGGACGCGATCCGCTCCCTCTGCGATCGCTGCGTGGTCATGAACAGCGGCCGCCGGATCGCCGAAGGCCGCCCCGACGAGGTGCTGGCCGATCCTGCCGTCGTCGAGGCCTATCTCGGAGTAACGACCGATGCTTGA
- a CDS encoding LysR substrate-binding domain-containing protein: MNFDIDCLRSFVVVADTMSISRAAESVGRSQSTVSQQIAKLETQVGKALLVRRKGLVIELTSEGGKLLQFARRILQLNDEAYASMSDDVLTGFVRLGVPFDFFGRDFATWLAAFKNKHPMVGLEIEANQSETLSKRSARGEFDLAFFKQEAGAKNGTVALREQLVWVSGPNYSPDALHSLPLILFPEGCAYRRFAIAALKDQNRPWHLSFVSPSFECLKSAAVEGLGITVLARALVTPPLRVVRHGYGLPQLPSVDLVYSYGRRSNSRVVSELANHLADSLTDSAPPRAH; the protein is encoded by the coding sequence ATGAACTTCGACATCGATTGCCTCCGTTCATTCGTGGTCGTCGCCGACACCATGAGCATCTCGCGAGCCGCAGAGAGTGTCGGACGGTCGCAATCGACCGTCAGCCAGCAGATTGCCAAGCTGGAGACCCAGGTGGGAAAGGCCCTGCTGGTGCGTCGGAAAGGGCTCGTGATCGAATTGACGTCGGAAGGCGGAAAGCTGCTTCAGTTCGCGAGGCGAATACTTCAGCTCAACGACGAGGCGTATGCTTCCATGTCCGACGACGTACTCACGGGTTTCGTCCGGCTCGGCGTGCCGTTCGATTTCTTCGGGCGCGACTTCGCCACATGGCTCGCCGCATTCAAGAACAAGCATCCGATGGTCGGCCTTGAGATCGAGGCCAATCAGTCCGAGACTCTCTCAAAGCGCAGCGCACGCGGCGAATTCGATCTTGCCTTCTTCAAGCAGGAAGCCGGAGCGAAGAACGGCACCGTCGCGTTGCGCGAGCAACTGGTTTGGGTGAGCGGCCCCAATTACTCTCCTGACGCGCTGCACTCCCTCCCTCTGATTCTTTTTCCGGAAGGCTGCGCCTACCGGCGCTTCGCGATCGCCGCATTGAAGGATCAGAATCGACCGTGGCATCTGAGCTTCGTCAGTCCGAGCTTCGAATGCCTCAAGTCGGCAGCAGTGGAAGGACTTGGAATAACCGTGCTCGCCCGCGCTTTGGTCACGCCCCCGCTACGCGTGGTCCGTCACGGCTATGGACTGCCGCAGCTGCCGAGCGTGGACCTGGTCTACTCTTACGGCCGCCGCAGCAATTCTCGCGTGGTCAGCGAACTCGCCAACCACCTGGCCGATAGCCTCACCGACTCGGCTCCCCCTCGTGCGCATTAG